A stretch of Ranitomeya variabilis isolate aRanVar5 chromosome 3, aRanVar5.hap1, whole genome shotgun sequence DNA encodes these proteins:
- the FILIP1L gene encoding filamin A-interacting protein 1-like isoform X2 — protein MAKLTSEETQNRQLRLKLAALSRQIDELEETNKTLRKAEDELHDLREKMNKGECGNSSLMAEVEDLRKRLLEMEGKDEELIKMEEQCKDLNKKLEKEASQSKTLKVEVDKLSKRINELEKLEDAFNKSKQECQSIKCTMEKERAATKQLCNELESLRVRIRELEVIEVKLEKTENILKEDLTKLKTLTVMLVEERKSLTEKIRQTEEKLKSANTQLQQEQNKVTTITEKLIEESKKSLKSKAELQEKMHTITKDNEDLKCKLRAEEEKGNDLMSKVTLLKKKLQSLESIEKEFLKNKMKQESKQSEAFCQENNKIRELTQEVERLKHTLKQMKAMEDDLMKTEDEFESLEKRYYNEQQKAKMFSEELEVVRMELANYKLAEKSGSYQEKVLLTKLKEEEAKSGHLSREVTALKEKIHDYMKTEDNICRLKGDHSVLQRKLNQQENRNKEMSKEMENLSKELERYRRFSKSLRPSLNGRRISDFQVFSKEVQTDSTYNEPPDYKSLVPLERAVINGQLYQESDNEDDETNEEDSTIAYKCNSTNGNSINNNRKQMSPWTKPSQQQAQNGKVHLKQNGNYIHPGDMVLTHTPGQPLHIKVTPDHGQNTATLEITSPTIENPHSFTSTAVIPSSGTPKQRITIIQNGSLTPVKSRVMDGYVTPEQVVPPLTMASFVRPRTPDSCGSITPERTMSPIQVLALTSSSSSPDRVLSPEPMEIGGTHAVFRVSPDKQTGWQFQRSNSSSSTSSVITTEDNKIHIHLGTPTSPFMPVQEKRHSLTNGIPNKPTNKITSSITITPTATPLSRQSQITVSNMNN, from the coding sequence ATGGCCAAACTAACGAGTGAGGAAACGCAGAATCGCCAGCTCAGATTAAAGTTGGCAGCTCTCAGCAGACAAATCGATGAGCTTGAGGAAACAAACAAGACACTGCGTAAAGCAGAAGATGAACTTCATGACCTAAGGGAGAAGATGAATAAAGGAGAATGTGGAAACTCCAGCCTTATGGCAGAAGTGGAGGACCTGAGAAAACGTCTGCTGGAGATGGAAGGTAAAGATGAAGAACTTATAAAAATGGAAGAACAATGTAAAGATCtaaataaaaaattagaaaaagaagCATCACAAAGTAAAACCCTTAAAGTTGAGGTTGACAAGTTAAGCAAAAGAATTAATGAGTTGGAAAAACTGGAAGACGCGTTTAACAAAAGTAAACAAGAATGCCAATCTATTAAATGTACCATGGAAAAAGAGCGAGCTGCCACCAAACAACTGTGTAATGAACTAGAAAGTTTAAGAGTTCGTATACGAGAGCTTGAAGTGATTGAGGTGAAGCTTGAAAAGACGGAAAATATACTAAAAGAAGATCTAACCAAACTAAAAACCTTGACAGTGATGCTTGTGGAAGAAAGGAAATCGCTAAcagaaaaaatcagacaaactgaggaGAAACTAAAGTCAGCCAATACACAACTACAGCAGGAGCAAAACAAAGTGACGACTATTACAGAAAAACTAATAGAAGAAAGTAAGAAGTCTCTTAAGTCTAAAGCAGAATTACAAGAGAAGATGCACACAATCACGAAAGACAATGAAGATCTTAAGTGCAAACTAAGAGCAGAGGAGGAGAAGGGAAATGACCTAATGTCCAAAGTCACTCTTCTCAAAAAGAAGCTCCAGTCACTTGAATCTATTGAAAAAGAGTTTCTAAAGAACAAAATGAAACAAGAAAGTAAACAATCAGAAGCGTTTTGCCAAGAAAACAACAAAATTAGAGAACTCACGCAAGAGGTTGAAAGGCTAAAACACACCCTTAAGCAAATGAAAGCAATGGAAGATGACCTCATGAAAACAGAGGATGAGTTTGAATCTCTGGAGAAAAGGTATTACAATGAGCAGCAGAAAGCCAAAATGTTTTCCGAAGAACTTGAAGTTGTAAGAATGGAACTAGCAAACTATAAACTGGCTGAGAAATCAGGATCCTACCAAGAAAAAGTGTTACTGACAAAGCTGAAGGAAGAGGAAGCAAAGTCAGGTCACCTTTCTAGAGAAGTGACAGCCTTGAAAGAGAAGATCCACGACTACATGAAAACTGAAGATAATATTTGCCGTTTGAAAGGAGATCATTCTGTTCTTCAGAGGAAGCTCAATCAACAAGAAAACAGAAACAAAGAGATGTCAAAGGAAATGGAGAATCTCTCGAAGGAACTTGAAAGGTATCGTCGGTTCAGCAAGAGTCTTCGACCCAGCCTCAATGGTCGGAGGATATCAGACTTTCAAGTGTTTTCGAAGGAGGTGCAGACAGATTCAACGTACAATGAGCCACCTGACTACAAAAGTCTTGTTCCTTTAGAGAGAGCAGTTATAAACGGGCAACTTTACCAAGAAAGTGATAACGAGGACGATGAGACAAATGAAGAGGATTCCACTATAGCGTACAAGTGTAACTCCACGAATGGAAATTCTATAAACAACAACAGGAAGCAAATGTCTCCGTGGACAAAGCCAAGTCAACAGCAGGCCCAAAACGGAAAAGTACATTTGAAACAAAATGGAAACTACATCCATCCAGGAGACATGGTTCTTACACATACGCCTGGACAACCTTTACACATTAAAGTCACACCGGATCATGGACAAAACACAGCCACACTTGAAATCACAAGCCCTACTATAGAAAACCCTCACTCTTTTACGAGTACAGCAGTCATACCAAGTTCTGGGACCCCAAAACAAAGAATAACAATTATTCAGAATGGTTCTTTGACACCTGTGAAATCAAGAGTAATGGATGGATACGTAACACCAGAGCAAGTGGTGCCACCACTTACTATGGCTTCTTTTGTGCGGCCTAGGACCCCAGACTCATGCGGTTCTATAACTCCAGAGAGAACAATGTCCCCTATCCAGGTATTGGCTTTAACAAGTTCATCAAGTTCTCCAGACCGGGTACTTTCCCCAGAACCTATGGAAATTGGTGGAACGCATGCAGTTTTTCGAGTTTCCCCCGACAAACAGACTGGTTGGCAGTTTCAAAGGTCAAACAGTTCTAGCTCAACTTCAAGTGTAATAACTACTGAGGACAATAAAATTCACATCCACTTAGGAACGCCCACCAGTCCCTTCATGCCAGTGCAAGAGAAAAGACATTCACTGACTAATGGGATTCCAAATAAACCCACAAATAAAATCACCAGCAGTATTACTATCACACCAACAGCTACTCCACTATCACGGCAATCACAAATTACAGTAAGTAATATGAATAATTGA